The Megachile rotundata isolate GNS110a chromosome 6, iyMegRotu1, whole genome shotgun sequence nucleotide sequence TACATAATGTTCTCTCGtttctttcataaaatataaatatttatatgtaggAACTTTTTAACCCCTGATAGTTTAACATTGTTACTTATTTTATAACGTGTGTCTTGACGTTTATTTTGATATAAATTATATCACATTTAGTTACTGTTTGACAGTTATCTTTGGCGTGAGTAAATACTGATTATCTCCTGAAACATGAAAATAGAGAAAAGTGAGTTAATTCTTGTCGAatgttgtatttaatattttgtaatttatgaggAGTACATTTCTcagttttagaatttaataatgTGAAGGTacagaaatgtttaaatttggtcatttgtaaattgtctaaatttgcaaatttgagaattgacaaCCTTGAAAGTttcaacttgtaaatttgtaaattttccaatttgaaatttctaagtttctaaatttctaaatttccaaacttgtaatttttgaaGTACTCCATAAATTTGAACCTCAATCATCGACCCTAAATGATATAAAAACTTACCTCCAAATATTCCTTCCTTTGGAATTCCTCCACTTTCAAAAAATTCTATACATATCAAAATCAATAGCACCCAAAAAATCCCGATGCAATTGAGTGACAACAGGCACCCTAATGTCCTTATCCAACTTGATATTCAACTCTTCCAAATTGAgcgaaaattttggaatattctcTTTGTTCACCCTGTTACATCTCTTATACTTTTTCGCTCGAGTTTGCAGCACCAAGGCTGTATTCTCCTCCGTTTGTTTCTCCGCAAAATTCACCTGTCTACTACAATTATTATTCCGTTCTCGCAAAGGAACTTCGTACTTCTCCACCACATTACTCCTAAATCGATGCAAAATAAGTTTCTTCGTCGGCAATGctgcaaatttcgaaatttctgttCGATTATTCGTATCTTTCAAGCTTTTTTCAACCCTTTCCTCAGACAAAACTTCAATGTTGACCTCTTGTTTCCTCAATTTTGATTCGTTTGACAACACAGGTAATTTTGAACAAGTATTCATGAAAGATTTCAGTTTTCGATCCGTGAAGAATTTTATTAGAGGTACATTTTCAATGTCGAGGTCGCTGTAGGAGAACAGATACTCCACACACATTGTCGTTTTTAATTGTCTCTTTAATATTTGGTCCTTGATGAGAGTCTTCTCTAAAAATTTCTGCTTAAAATGCAATTCGCACGCGTTGGTTATTTGTGTGGAAGGAGTGTGATCGATCgattggttgataa carries:
- the LOC105662476 gene encoding uncharacterized protein LOC105662476; the protein is MRVYKGRNIVPYKNDNVPKEWVPKEEKIYTCSDCKYESNRRFNVERHQQRIHWNKKLYVCCGTQFYNKGDYYVHCELTHPETRLHTITSRSKYKIINQSIDHTPSTQITNACELHFKQKFLEKTLIKDQILKRQLKTTMCVEYLFSYSDLDIENVPLIKFFTDRKLKSFMNTCSKLPVLSNESKLRKQEVNIEVLSEERVEKSLKDTNNRTEISKFAALPTKKLILHRFRSNVVEKYEVPLRERNNNCSRQVNFAEKQTEENTALVLQTRAKKYKRCNRVNKENIPKFSLNLEELNIKLDKDIRVPVVTQLHRDFLGAIDFDMYRIF